In one window of Paraflavitalea soli DNA:
- a CDS encoding response regulator transcription factor, giving the protein MKLLLVEDEPLLLEEMESYLTEQGYRCEKATNFEEGEDKITLHEYDAIVLDITLPGGNGLKLLELLKKQHKEAGVLIVSAKDSLTDKLTGLELGADDYITKPFHLEELNARVNALLRRKSFSGHNRILIDDLVVDTAAQEVRWKNDIIGLTKKEYELLLYFIVNKNRVVSKQSIAEHLWGDHYDMADNYDTVYVHTMNLRKKITAFTGTDYIKTVYGMGYKFMLS; this is encoded by the coding sequence ATGAAACTATTATTGGTAGAAGACGAACCTCTCCTATTGGAAGAAATGGAAAGCTACCTCACGGAGCAGGGATACCGTTGTGAAAAAGCAACGAATTTTGAAGAAGGGGAAGACAAGATCACGCTGCATGAATACGATGCGATTGTGCTGGACATTACACTACCCGGCGGCAATGGACTGAAATTGCTGGAACTCCTGAAGAAGCAACACAAGGAGGCAGGTGTGCTTATTGTATCGGCCAAAGACTCGCTCACGGATAAACTGACGGGGCTGGAACTGGGTGCGGACGATTATATTACAAAACCTTTTCACCTGGAAGAGTTGAATGCACGTGTAAATGCGCTACTGAGAAGGAAATCTTTCAGCGGCCATAACCGCATTTTAATTGACGACCTGGTAGTGGATACAGCTGCGCAGGAAGTGCGCTGGAAGAATGATATCATTGGGCTCACTAAGAAGGAGTACGAATTACTGCTTTATTTTATTGTGAATAAGAACCGGGTGGTGAGCAAGCAATCTATTGCCGAGCACTTATGGGGGGACCACTATGATATGGCCGACAATTATGATACGGTGTATGTACATACCATGAACCTGCGCAAAAAGATCACGGCTTTTACGGGTACAGATTATATTAAAACGGTGTATGGCATGGGCTATAAATTCATGTTGTCATGA
- a CDS encoding EamA family transporter, producing MWKYYALLSALFAGLTAILAKMGLKGISGNLATAIRTVVIVFISWGIVLAAGQLKEVKSLSRNNLLFLVLSGVATGLSWIFYFKALETGPVSKVAPIDKLSVPIAIGLSVLLLKETVDWKTIAGALLIVTGTIILIR from the coding sequence ATGTGGAAATACTATGCACTTTTATCGGCGCTTTTTGCCGGGCTGACGGCCATCCTGGCCAAGATGGGCCTCAAGGGGATCAGCGGCAACCTGGCCACGGCTATCCGTACGGTGGTCATTGTATTTATTTCCTGGGGTATCGTACTGGCAGCCGGTCAGTTGAAGGAAGTAAAAAGCCTGTCCCGTAATAACTTGTTATTTTTGGTGCTGAGTGGCGTGGCCACGGGGCTTTCCTGGATCTTTTATTTCAAGGCGCTGGAAACGGGGCCGGTATCGAAAGTAGCGCCTATTGACAAGTTAAGTGTTCCAATTGCTATCGGCCTGTCGGTATTGCTGCTGAAAGAGACGGTGGACTGGAAAACCATTGCCGGCGCCTTATTGATCGTAACAGGAACCATCATTCTCATACGTTGA
- a CDS encoding LTA synthase family protein: protein MYNKIFRNRFSFIWVIIGLYVILSTITRIALLLATTSAGITIGQFSGLFSIGFLYDLAIASFLIIPFVLHLWLQNNLIYQKKMLPWVSLFFIGLLSLLLFTNIVPKDFSPQLHTAIIAYIAFRFAIYLLLFFVPNFRTRWRTGVLYFGLGLVTFLLLLNAVSEWFFWQEFSSRYNFIAVDYLVYTTEVLGNINESYPIAWIMTALIITAIAIVFMSRSLVRTCVNQSLTFGKRSLLAICLLILPVIAYLAVPEKWRHFSRNEYANSLAGNGIYEFAIAYTQNELDFYQFYKTLPDESAFKLLKQQLQLPNTRFVSDDPFNIEREVVYAEPERKLNVVLISVESLSADFMKAFGNTNTITPYLDSLAAHTLFFTNLYASGTRTVRGLEALSLSIPPTPGQSIVKRPDNGGLFSLGSVLRSKGYITQYIYGGYSYFDNMKTFFGNNGYTVIDRSAIKPQDVHYQNIWGVADEDLFSLALHTLDSNDATHKPFFSQIMTVSNHRPYTYPDGRIDIPPSTQSREGAVKYTDYAINKFLKEASTRKWFDSTVFVIVADHCAGSAGSVELPVTGYHIPMLIYAPKILQPRAVDALTAQIDVAPTILGMLRFQYRSKFFGQDVLNTPAEKQRAFISTYQGLGYLRNGRLVLQSPVKTVRQFKPDFATGNASTVNLDDSLVNQAIAYYQCASWLLKNKKQSE, encoded by the coding sequence ATGTACAATAAGATCTTCCGTAACAGGTTTTCCTTCATTTGGGTCATTATCGGTTTATACGTTATTCTATCTACCATTACCCGGATAGCACTTTTATTGGCTACCACCTCAGCGGGTATAACCATTGGCCAGTTTTCAGGATTGTTCTCTATTGGCTTCCTGTACGACCTCGCCATCGCTTCCTTCCTCATTATTCCTTTTGTACTGCACCTGTGGTTGCAGAATAACCTTATTTACCAGAAAAAGATGCTCCCATGGGTAAGCCTGTTCTTTATAGGCCTGCTCTCACTCTTGCTGTTCACCAATATAGTACCTAAAGACTTCAGTCCCCAGTTGCATACCGCTATCATAGCTTATATAGCTTTCCGGTTTGCCATTTATTTACTCCTGTTTTTCGTCCCCAACTTTCGGACACGCTGGCGTACAGGCGTCTTGTACTTCGGCCTGGGCCTGGTTACTTTTTTGTTGCTGTTAAATGCGGTGAGTGAATGGTTTTTCTGGCAGGAGTTTTCTTCCCGCTACAATTTTATTGCGGTCGATTACCTGGTGTATACCACTGAAGTATTGGGTAATATTAACGAATCTTACCCCATTGCCTGGATCATGACCGCGCTGATAATTACTGCCATTGCCATCGTTTTTATGAGCAGAAGCCTGGTCAGGACCTGCGTTAACCAGTCATTAACTTTTGGCAAACGGTCCTTGCTGGCGATATGCCTGCTGATCTTACCAGTCATTGCCTATTTAGCAGTACCCGAAAAATGGCGTCATTTCAGCCGGAATGAATATGCCAATTCACTGGCGGGTAATGGCATCTATGAATTTGCCATCGCTTACACCCAAAACGAACTTGACTTTTACCAGTTTTATAAAACCCTGCCGGACGAATCAGCCTTTAAACTGCTGAAGCAACAGCTCCAGTTACCCAATACACGTTTTGTTAGTGATGATCCTTTCAATATTGAAAGAGAGGTGGTCTATGCCGAACCGGAAAGGAAGCTCAATGTGGTATTGATCAGTGTGGAAAGCCTGAGCGCCGATTTCATGAAGGCCTTTGGAAATACCAATACCATTACACCCTACCTCGACTCCCTGGCAGCGCACACCCTGTTTTTCACCAATCTCTATGCCTCCGGTACCAGAACCGTGCGGGGTCTCGAAGCCCTGTCACTTTCTATACCGCCTACGCCCGGCCAAAGCATCGTAAAGCGGCCCGACAATGGTGGCCTCTTTTCCCTGGGCAGTGTTTTACGTTCCAAAGGTTATATCACCCAATACATTTATGGAGGATATAGCTATTTTGACAATATGAAAACCTTCTTTGGCAACAATGGGTATACCGTCATAGACCGATCGGCCATCAAACCCCAGGATGTGCATTACCAGAATATTTGGGGTGTAGCCGATGAAGACCTGTTTTCCCTGGCCTTGCATACCCTTGATTCCAATGACGCGACCCACAAGCCTTTCTTTTCACAGATCATGACCGTTTCCAATCACCGGCCATATACCTACCCTGATGGTCGCATCGATATTCCTCCTTCCACCCAGTCAAGAGAAGGTGCTGTAAAATATACCGACTATGCGATCAATAAGTTCCTGAAAGAAGCCTCCACCAGGAAATGGTTTGATAGCACCGTATTTGTAATTGTGGCAGACCACTGCGCTGGTAGCGCAGGCAGCGTAGAACTACCCGTAACTGGTTACCATATACCCATGTTGATCTATGCACCCAAAATACTACAACCCCGGGCTGTAGATGCTTTAACGGCACAAATTGATGTAGCCCCTACCATACTCGGTATGCTGAGGTTCCAATACAGATCGAAGTTCTTTGGACAGGATGTATTGAATACCCCTGCCGAAAAGCAAAGGGCCTTCATTAGCACCTATCAGGGCCTGGGTTATTTAAGAAATGGCAGGCTCGTCTTGCAATCTCCTGTGAAGACCGTCCGCCAATTCAAACCTGATTTTGCAACGGGTAATGCCAGCACCGTTAACCTCGATGATAGCCTCGTTAATCAGGCAATTGCCTATTACCAATGCGCCAGTTGGTTGCTGAAAAATAAAAAGCAATCAGAATAA
- a CDS encoding HD domain-containing protein — protein MDTRALLNEIKVHVEELFREHQQPWLLYHNLAHTQKVVHHTEVIATRYLLNDRKYFIVVAAAWFHDTGHLLGELALHEEVGVRLMQEFLTSKNMDQPTLDDITKCILATKMPVHPASVEEQILCDADTWHVGTEDFWIKDELVWLEMESRLHKHFDNRVALSLHFMEAHTFFTPYCQQLLNEGKTRNIRQLKKMLEK, from the coding sequence ATGGATACCAGGGCCCTGCTGAATGAAATAAAAGTACATGTGGAAGAGCTGTTCAGGGAACATCAACAACCCTGGCTATTGTACCACAACCTTGCCCACACTCAGAAGGTAGTACATCATACCGAGGTCATTGCTACCCGCTACCTGCTTAATGATCGCAAATATTTTATTGTAGTGGCTGCCGCCTGGTTTCATGATACCGGCCATTTGCTGGGCGAATTAGCATTACATGAAGAAGTAGGTGTACGACTGATGCAGGAGTTCCTGACTTCCAAAAACATGGATCAGCCCACCCTGGATGATATCACAAAATGTATACTGGCCACCAAAATGCCTGTTCATCCTGCATCGGTGGAGGAGCAGATACTGTGCGATGCAGATACCTGGCATGTGGGTACAGAGGACTTCTGGATAAAAGATGAACTCGTATGGCTTGAAATGGAATCGAGGCTGCATAAGCATTTTGATAACAGGGTTGCCCTTTCCCTGCATTTCATGGAAGCTCATACTTTTTTTACCCCTTATTGCCAGCAATTACTCAATGAAGGCAAAACGCGGAACATCCGGCAATTAAAGAAGATGCTGGAAAAGTAA
- a CDS encoding phosphatase PAP2 family protein: MIKLFPGFLAVMLLMVFTVSAQSFDTTGIPRSSLSDSLRVVNINSPVAVKKAFPVGMLLIPATLITYGITSVGNKELKSINKEIREEIWEEQPHKLIHIDNYLQWAPAAAVYGLNALGIKGEHNLRDRTIIYGLSTAIMGTTVYATKSFSKQWRPDESDRSSFPSGHTATAFAAAEFLRKEYWKVSPWYGVAGYAVAATTGYLRMYNNKHWLSDVVAGAGIGILSTDLAYYLYPTVKRLFVKEKKGATMAAPFYQQGVVGLSLVHSF, from the coding sequence ATGATCAAGTTATTCCCGGGTTTTCTGGCCGTAATGCTCCTGATGGTATTCACCGTATCAGCTCAATCTTTCGATACCACCGGTATACCACGCTCATCCCTTAGTGATAGTCTTCGGGTCGTTAACATTAATAGCCCCGTTGCCGTAAAAAAGGCTTTCCCTGTAGGTATGCTCCTCATTCCAGCCACCCTTATTACTTATGGAATTACTTCCGTTGGAAATAAAGAACTTAAATCCATTAATAAAGAGATCAGGGAAGAGATTTGGGAGGAGCAGCCCCACAAACTGATACACATCGACAACTATTTACAATGGGCTCCGGCTGCTGCCGTATATGGCTTAAATGCTTTGGGTATCAAAGGCGAACATAACTTAAGAGACCGCACCATTATTTACGGCCTTTCCACAGCAATAATGGGTACCACCGTATATGCTACCAAAAGCTTCAGTAAACAATGGCGCCCCGATGAATCCGACAGGTCTTCTTTCCCTTCGGGCCATACAGCTACTGCTTTTGCAGCGGCAGAATTCCTGCGCAAAGAATATTGGAAAGTATCGCCCTGGTATGGGGTGGCCGGGTATGCTGTGGCTGCCACCACTGGTTATTTACGAATGTACAACAACAAGCACTGGCTGAGCGATGTGGTCGCCGGCGCCGGAATAGGCATCCTTTCCACCGACCTTGCCTATTATCTATATCCCACCGTTAAAAGATTATTCGTAAAAGAAAAGAAAGGAGCCACCATGGCTGCTCCTTTTTATCAACAGGGCGTTGTAGGACTGTCATTGGTGCATTCATTCTAA
- a CDS encoding AAA domain-containing protein, whose amino-acid sequence MEYFKKLQELLKIEKEEDKRLYQQQAENLSVTERRAYGLTWYPIAIRDTEMSRGDYLSVEVERTTNQDVVHQLRFGASAALFSNHNAKQDRVEGVITYQGGNKLKITLRTDELPDWARDGKLGIDLLFDDNSYDEMQNALKLAITRSEKKEEGRLIQILAGGQAPTFRTDHYPYSINRLNASQQEAVHKIVAANELAIVHGPPGTGKTTTLVQAIKALIKDEPQQILVVAPSNAAVDLLTEKLADEGLNVLRVGNPARVSDKLMQLTLDSKVAEHPHMKEVKRLKKQASSFKDMAHKYKRNFGKAERDQRKALFDEAHKIMKEVENTEQYIVNDLLTRAQVITATLVGANHYTVRHLKYKTVVIDEAGQALEPACWIPILKGQKLVLAGDHCQLPPTVKSNEAAQKGLTNTLLEKAVKLHPEAVVLLEEQYRMNEMIMGYSSGVFYHNRLKAHESVASHVLFDTDKPLAFVDTAGCGFDEKQDGTSTTNPEEAAFLFKHLTQLVTTLSAHYQPAGFPSIAVISPYKQQVELLKEQLIHSPALQVYNGKISVNTIDSFQGQERDIVYIGMTRSNTENKIGFLSDIRRMNVAMTRARKKLVVIGDSATLSQLPFYADFITYAEERNAWQSAWEFVDA is encoded by the coding sequence ATGGAATATTTCAAAAAGCTACAGGAGCTACTGAAAATAGAGAAGGAAGAGGACAAGAGACTGTATCAGCAACAAGCAGAAAACCTATCGGTAACGGAACGCAGGGCCTATGGACTGACCTGGTATCCCATCGCCATACGGGATACGGAAATGAGCCGGGGCGACTACCTTTCGGTAGAAGTAGAACGAACTACTAACCAGGATGTTGTACACCAATTGCGCTTCGGGGCCTCGGCAGCGCTGTTTTCGAATCACAATGCCAAACAAGACCGTGTAGAAGGGGTGATCACCTACCAGGGTGGCAATAAACTCAAGATCACCTTGCGCACCGATGAGCTGCCCGACTGGGCGCGTGACGGGAAACTGGGTATCGACCTGTTGTTTGATGACAACAGCTACGATGAAATGCAAAATGCTCTTAAGCTGGCCATTACGCGCAGCGAGAAAAAGGAAGAAGGGCGTTTGATACAAATACTCGCGGGCGGACAGGCACCTACGTTCCGCACTGATCATTACCCTTACTCTATTAACCGGTTGAATGCCTCGCAACAGGAAGCAGTACATAAGATCGTAGCAGCAAACGAACTGGCCATTGTACATGGCCCTCCCGGTACGGGTAAAACCACTACACTGGTACAGGCCATCAAAGCACTGATCAAAGATGAGCCGCAGCAGATACTGGTGGTGGCGCCCAGCAATGCGGCTGTGGACCTGCTCACGGAAAAGCTGGCCGATGAAGGGCTCAATGTGCTGCGGGTGGGCAACCCGGCCCGTGTGTCGGACAAACTCATGCAACTCACGCTGGACAGTAAGGTGGCTGAGCATCCGCATATGAAAGAGGTAAAGCGGCTGAAAAAGCAGGCTTCCTCGTTCAAGGATATGGCGCATAAGTACAAGCGCAACTTTGGCAAAGCGGAAAGGGATCAACGCAAGGCGCTCTTCGATGAAGCGCACAAGATCATGAAAGAGGTAGAAAACACAGAACAGTACATTGTAAATGACCTGCTTACCCGCGCCCAGGTGATCACGGCTACGCTGGTGGGGGCCAATCATTACACGGTACGTCACCTCAAATACAAAACAGTAGTGATCGATGAAGCAGGACAGGCATTGGAACCAGCCTGCTGGATACCTATATTGAAGGGACAGAAATTAGTACTGGCAGGGGACCATTGTCAGCTGCCTCCCACGGTAAAATCAAATGAAGCGGCCCAGAAGGGTTTGACCAATACCTTACTGGAAAAAGCGGTGAAACTGCATCCGGAAGCAGTGGTATTATTGGAAGAACAATACCGGATGAATGAAATGATCATGGGTTATTCTTCGGGGGTATTTTACCACAACCGGTTGAAGGCGCATGAATCGGTAGCCAGTCATGTGCTGTTTGACACAGACAAGCCGCTGGCTTTTGTAGACACGGCAGGCTGTGGCTTCGATGAAAAGCAGGATGGCACAAGTACCACCAATCCGGAAGAAGCTGCTTTTCTGTTCAAGCACCTCACGCAACTGGTAACAACCCTGTCGGCGCATTACCAGCCCGCCGGTTTCCCCAGCATTGCTGTGATCTCGCCCTACAAACAGCAGGTAGAACTATTAAAGGAGCAACTGATACACTCCCCTGCCCTGCAGGTATACAATGGAAAGATCTCTGTCAATACGATTGACAGTTTCCAGGGACAGGAGCGGGATATAGTATACATTGGTATGACGCGCAGCAATACAGAAAATAAGATCGGCTTCCTTTCGGACATACGGCGCATGAATGTAGCCATGACGAGGGCCCGGAAGAAACTGGTAGTGATCGGCGACAGTGCTACACTTTCACAGCTGCCTTTTTATGCTGATTTCATTACGTATGCCGAGGAAAGGAATGCCTGGCAAAGTGCCTGGGAATTTGTAGATGCGTAA
- a CDS encoding response regulator — MTSKKIIYYILAAFIAGNLLLIYLQYNSAKNINGLISGNERLMNEFKVDNELRALENGIHAIENGVVHTITTRDTVNIEGIEQQVAEVEKDLGMLQKINDDDSSVKFIDQLDALVRQKLALSHQVLNTFHKTGRQAAEAEFATPANRQLTLDIAATAHKIDSSRQQLLAALTDAVDKNGSEARTSGMVLIILVLISGAVLFWFIINRIGQQNQLITQLDTSEKKVREAARIKENFMANMSHEIRTPMNAIVGFTNLLQKRELDTVSKGYVQAIQRSGDSLLTIINDILDLSKIEAGMMRIEPTPFSIRELLYSVETMFLEKIKEKGLHFVTEVEEAVPDTLNGDATRLTQVLVNLIGNAAKFTQKGSIEVIINNAGIKDNIISLGITVSDTGIGIDNDKLPGIFERFRQAEDSITRKYGGTGLGLSIVKDLVELQGGSIEVTSEPDKGSIFRLTIPYKITNEVINNNNRWNTTLLKSTVPEHVQILVVEDNEINQQLMKHLLGYWGLQFDLATNGKEAIEQLQGKRYDLILMDIQMPGMDGYTATAQIRHTLQLKTPIIAMTAHALAGEREKCLSAGMNEYISKPIHEEELYRLLIKFAGNHQLVAPEKKLIYQPTAGTYRHIDLGYMQEVSNGNRDYEKTVTEQFLEMIPEDLKSLELAFRRKDFIMIRVIAHNMKTSVSVMGLTEKLQPYLDILEQEDTDEDTLWNNIMAVQHVCIPALKEARHFYTTL, encoded by the coding sequence ATGACCAGTAAAAAGATCATTTATTATATACTGGCTGCCTTTATTGCGGGCAACTTACTGCTGATCTATCTGCAATACAATTCTGCCAAAAATATCAATGGCCTCATCAGCGGCAATGAGCGGCTGATGAATGAGTTCAAAGTGGACAACGAACTGCGTGCCCTTGAAAACGGGATCCATGCGATAGAAAATGGGGTGGTCCATACGATCACCACGCGCGACACCGTAAACATTGAAGGGATCGAACAGCAGGTAGCGGAGGTGGAAAAAGACCTGGGCATGCTGCAAAAGATAAATGACGATGACAGTTCGGTAAAATTCATTGACCAACTGGATGCCCTGGTTCGTCAAAAACTGGCCCTTAGCCACCAGGTATTAAATACCTTTCACAAGACCGGCAGGCAGGCTGCAGAAGCCGAGTTTGCGACTCCCGCCAACAGGCAGTTAACGCTGGACATTGCTGCCACCGCCCACAAGATAGACAGCAGCCGTCAACAACTGCTGGCGGCACTGACTGATGCCGTAGATAAAAATGGCAGTGAGGCCCGCACCTCGGGCATGGTGCTGATCATATTGGTTTTGATCAGCGGCGCTGTTTTATTCTGGTTCATCATCAATCGTATCGGTCAGCAAAACCAGTTGATCACGCAACTGGACACCTCCGAGAAGAAAGTACGGGAAGCAGCCAGGATCAAGGAAAACTTCATGGCCAATATGAGTCATGAAATACGCACGCCGATGAATGCGATCGTAGGGTTCACCAATTTGTTACAAAAGCGCGAGCTGGATACGGTGTCCAAGGGATATGTGCAGGCGATACAAAGGTCGGGCGACAGCCTGCTTACCATCATCAATGATATACTTGACCTTTCCAAGATAGAGGCAGGCATGATGCGTATTGAGCCTACCCCATTCAGCATACGGGAGCTGCTCTACTCGGTAGAGACGATGTTCCTGGAAAAAATAAAAGAGAAAGGGCTGCACTTCGTTACAGAAGTAGAAGAAGCTGTTCCCGACACCCTCAATGGTGATGCTACACGGCTTACGCAGGTGCTGGTAAACCTGATTGGCAATGCAGCTAAATTCACTCAAAAGGGAAGCATCGAAGTGATCATCAACAATGCCGGCATTAAAGACAATATAATATCCCTGGGCATTACGGTAAGTGATACGGGCATCGGCATTGATAATGATAAGCTGCCCGGCATTTTTGAACGTTTCCGGCAGGCTGAAGATTCGATCACCCGCAAATACGGAGGCACAGGGCTGGGACTTTCGATCGTAAAAGACCTGGTAGAGTTGCAAGGCGGGTCTATAGAGGTGACGAGTGAACCAGATAAAGGCAGCATCTTCCGGCTGACGATCCCTTATAAAATAACCAATGAGGTGATCAACAACAATAACAGGTGGAATACAACGCTGTTAAAAAGCACGGTGCCCGAACATGTGCAGATACTGGTAGTAGAAGACAATGAGATCAACCAGCAATTAATGAAGCATTTGCTTGGTTATTGGGGATTACAGTTTGACCTGGCTACCAATGGAAAAGAAGCTATCGAACAGTTACAGGGCAAACGCTACGACCTGATACTGATGGATATTCAAATGCCCGGCATGGATGGCTATACGGCCACGGCACAAATAAGACACACGCTACAATTGAAGACACCGATCATTGCCATGACGGCCCATGCATTGGCCGGAGAAAGGGAAAAATGCTTAAGTGCCGGCATGAATGAATATATCTCGAAACCCATTCACGAAGAAGAGTTATACAGGCTGCTCATCAAGTTTGCCGGTAATCACCAATTGGTGGCCCCGGAAAAGAAACTGATCTATCAGCCTACGGCAGGCACTTACCGGCATATTGACCTGGGTTATATGCAGGAGGTGAGCAATGGCAACAGGGATTATGAAAAAACGGTAACGGAGCAATTCCTGGAGATGATACCGGAAGACCTGAAGAGCCTGGAGCTTGCCTTTAGAAGAAAAGACTTCATCATGATACGGGTGATAGCCCACAACATGAAAACATCGGTATCTGTAATGGGCCTTACCGAGAAATTGCAGCCTTACCTGGATATCCTCGAACAGGAAGATACCGATGAAGATACTCTTTGGAATAATATCATGGCTGTGCAGCATGTTTGCATTCCCGCCCTGAAAGAAGCCCGCCATTTTTATACTACTTTATAA
- a CDS encoding LytR/AlgR family response regulator transcription factor, translated as MNCLIIDDNKIARTTLKQLASQVKDLTVAGECSNAMEAWNLLQEQPVDLLLLDIEMQGMSGLELTRNLGTKRPVIVFTTSKKDYAAEAFELNVADYIVKPVTPPRFIQAIDRVREILDSSKEEVKFTEDEFIFIRDSNIVRRLSLQDILYAEAMGDYVKLYTPGKFYAIHTTLKAVEERLPPGKFLRVHRSYIVAISKIETIQDGALIINGKPIPVADAYRSALNKRMNIL; from the coding sequence ATGAATTGCCTGATCATTGACGATAATAAAATAGCCAGAACTACGCTGAAACAATTGGCCAGCCAGGTAAAAGACCTTACGGTTGCCGGAGAATGCAGCAATGCCATGGAAGCCTGGAACCTGCTGCAGGAACAGCCTGTAGACCTTTTGCTGCTGGATATAGAAATGCAGGGTATGAGCGGGCTGGAACTAACAAGAAACCTTGGTACTAAGCGTCCGGTGATCGTATTTACTACCTCCAAAAAAGACTATGCTGCAGAAGCTTTCGAGCTCAACGTGGCCGATTATATTGTGAAACCTGTCACCCCGCCCCGTTTTATACAGGCTATCGACCGGGTGAGGGAAATACTGGACAGCAGCAAAGAAGAGGTAAAGTTTACCGAGGACGAATTCATCTTCATACGTGACTCTAATATTGTACGCCGGCTAAGTCTGCAGGATATTCTCTATGCCGAAGCCATGGGTGATTATGTAAAGCTGTACACGCCCGGTAAGTTCTATGCCATTCACACTACTTTAAAAGCGGTGGAAGAAAGGTTACCGCCCGGCAAATTCCTGCGGGTGCATCGCTCCTATATAGTAGCCATCAGCAAGATCGAGACGATACAGGATGGGGCGCTCATTATCAATGGGAAGCCTATACCGGTGGCAGATGCCTATCGCAGCGCGCTGAATAAACGGATGAATATCCTGTAA
- a CDS encoding cation diffusion facilitator family transporter: MKHAEKQAHTHEHGHCSHEGHDHGGSLHVHPVVSNMRVALVLNVLFTIIEFIGGLYTNSVAILSDAIHDLGDSIAIGAALVLEKQSGQGRTDTFSYGKRRFSILAAFLTSLILIAGSIVILTEAIPRFFAVQAVKTTGVLWLAIAGVVFNGLAILRLRQGKQHSLNQRAVMLHLLEDALGWIAVLVGAIIMYFTQWYWIDPLLSVGIGLFVLYNASRNIMTALKIFLQAAPAGVNAQAIVAELKKLPGVTGVHDVHCWSMDGEKNILSLHLVVNPTVDMSGLNGLLQKAREITRAQNVQHPTIQVETDGSPCHLINC; this comes from the coding sequence ATGAAACACGCGGAAAAACAAGCACATACGCACGAACACGGCCATTGCTCACACGAGGGACATGACCATGGCGGCTCCCTGCATGTTCACCCTGTAGTGAGCAATATGCGGGTGGCGCTGGTGCTTAATGTGCTCTTTACTATTATAGAGTTTATAGGCGGATTGTACACGAATTCGGTGGCTATTCTTTCAGATGCCATCCATGACCTGGGCGACAGCATTGCCATTGGGGCAGCACTGGTATTGGAAAAACAATCAGGGCAGGGAAGAACAGACACGTTTAGTTATGGAAAGCGGCGGTTTTCTATTCTTGCAGCCTTCCTCACCTCCCTGATATTAATAGCTGGCTCCATTGTTATCCTGACAGAAGCGATACCTCGTTTCTTTGCGGTGCAAGCAGTAAAGACCACGGGGGTATTGTGGCTGGCCATAGCAGGCGTGGTGTTCAATGGCCTGGCCATCCTGCGGTTGCGGCAGGGAAAGCAACACTCGCTGAACCAACGGGCGGTTATGCTGCACCTGCTGGAAGATGCGCTTGGCTGGATAGCGGTATTGGTGGGCGCCATCATTATGTACTTTACACAATGGTATTGGATAGATCCCTTGTTGTCGGTTGGTATTGGCCTGTTCGTCCTTTATAATGCATCCCGGAATATTATGACTGCCCTGAAGATCTTTCTCCAGGCGGCTCCTGCGGGCGTCAATGCCCAGGCTATTGTGGCTGAACTCAAAAAGCTGCCCGGAGTTACAGGCGTTCACGATGTACATTGCTGGAGCATGGATGGCGAAAAAAACATCCTGTCTCTTCACCTGGTGGTCAATCCCACGGTGGATATGTCCGGCCTCAACGGACTGCTGCAAAAAGCACGGGAAATTACCAGGGCGCAAAACGTTCAGCATCCTACTATCCAGGTAGAAACGGATGGCAGCCCTTGCCACTTAATAAACTGTTGA